Proteins encoded within one genomic window of Kibdelosporangium phytohabitans:
- a CDS encoding ATP-binding protein, with protein MLIGRNDEIRRIEDLIGAARQAHGGALVVRGEPGIGKSALLDRVRQSAADFAVIEASGSQFESELPFAVLHQVLGHQDELPEPLRIAFGMATGTPEMFAIGLAALDVLGRLAQRQPVLCLIDDGQWLDDSSAKVLTFLARRIASEPIAMVFAARDGQDEPPSLDGLPGVTLGALPDADARALLRASMLDEQVRDRIVAEARGNPLALLELPKAGGFAMPDASSTASRIERSFQARLAGLPGDVRLLLTLASADPTGDPGLVWAAARQLGIDPSAGGAAEASELVEFGTRVRFCHPLARSAVYRAAEAGQRHIAHGALADATDALTDPDRRAWHRAQSGTGPDESVASELERSADRARSRGGVAAAAAFLERAAALSADSGKRLDRTFAAVEAKLDAGGAETAVNLLSTVELNPLDTRGQAKADLLRGKIAFTRHTDDSGPEFMMRAAKRLADVDPVWSRECFLDAVEMAMFVGRSSGILDTVLETARDTVRSEPGTVDLLDALTALASEGHKTAVPLLRQVFADERAVWTRRPALATMIAGELWDYDMHAAVVGWLMKTGRTSGSPMVLRLGLAQTAVSATLRGELPRAIDAIAEEEAIADAMGVPPMVYARIHLVAMRGRRKEAAELFGATSAVATALGIGQLAANVDWATAVVHNGLAEYPTAMEAARKATAAGDLYVAGISQPELIEAAVRCGENDIAAAELESLTERTQASGSPRGLGVASYARALVTGDEDDYRAAIDYLGTGTAAPALARAHLLYGEWLRRQNRRTDAREHLRAAHEQLSAIGMEAFASRAADELRATGEQARSRTSPTYDQLTMQEQHIARLVATGATSKEVAARLFLSPRTIDAHLRNIFRKLGISSRRQLRDLPDIS; from the coding sequence ATGCTGATCGGCCGCAATGACGAGATCCGCCGCATCGAGGATCTGATCGGGGCCGCACGCCAGGCTCACGGCGGGGCGCTGGTGGTGCGCGGTGAACCCGGTATCGGCAAGAGCGCGCTGCTCGACCGGGTCCGCCAGTCGGCGGCGGATTTCGCGGTGATCGAGGCGTCCGGCTCGCAGTTCGAGTCGGAGCTGCCGTTCGCCGTGCTGCACCAGGTCCTCGGGCACCAGGACGAGCTGCCCGAGCCGCTGCGGATCGCGTTCGGCATGGCGACCGGCACACCGGAGATGTTCGCGATCGGCCTGGCGGCCTTGGACGTGCTCGGCCGGTTGGCGCAGCGGCAACCGGTGTTGTGCCTCATCGACGACGGCCAGTGGCTGGACGACTCGTCGGCCAAGGTGCTCACGTTCCTGGCGAGGCGGATCGCCTCCGAGCCGATCGCGATGGTGTTCGCGGCCCGCGACGGACAGGACGAACCGCCGTCGCTGGACGGATTGCCCGGAGTCACGCTCGGTGCCTTGCCGGACGCGGACGCTCGCGCGCTGCTGCGAGCGTCCATGCTGGACGAGCAGGTGCGGGACCGGATCGTGGCCGAGGCGCGCGGCAACCCGCTGGCCTTGCTCGAACTGCCCAAGGCCGGTGGGTTCGCGATGCCGGACGCCTCGTCGACGGCCAGCCGGATCGAGCGCAGCTTCCAGGCCAGGCTGGCCGGGCTGCCCGGCGACGTGCGGTTGCTGCTCACGCTCGCCAGCGCGGACCCGACCGGTGACCCCGGTCTGGTCTGGGCCGCGGCGCGGCAGCTCGGGATCGACCCGTCCGCCGGTGGCGCCGCCGAGGCGTCCGAGCTGGTCGAGTTCGGTACGCGCGTGCGGTTCTGCCACCCGCTCGCGCGGTCGGCGGTGTACCGCGCCGCCGAGGCGGGCCAGCGGCACATCGCGCACGGCGCCCTGGCGGACGCGACCGACGCGCTGACCGATCCGGACCGGCGTGCGTGGCACCGGGCGCAGTCCGGCACCGGACCGGACGAAAGCGTGGCGAGCGAGCTGGAACGCTCCGCGGACCGGGCCAGGTCACGCGGCGGTGTCGCGGCCGCGGCGGCGTTCCTGGAACGCGCGGCGGCGTTGTCCGCCGACAGCGGCAAGCGCCTTGACCGGACGTTCGCGGCGGTGGAGGCCAAACTCGACGCGGGCGGGGCCGAGACCGCGGTGAACCTTCTGTCCACAGTAGAGCTCAACCCGCTCGACACGCGCGGCCAGGCCAAGGCGGACCTGTTGCGCGGCAAGATCGCGTTCACCCGGCACACCGACGACAGCGGGCCGGAGTTCATGATGCGCGCGGCGAAGCGGCTCGCGGACGTCGACCCGGTGTGGTCGCGGGAGTGTTTCCTCGACGCGGTGGAGATGGCCATGTTCGTCGGCCGGTCCAGCGGGATCCTGGACACCGTCCTGGAAACGGCACGCGACACGGTCCGGTCCGAACCGGGCACCGTCGATCTCCTCGACGCCTTGACGGCACTCGCGAGCGAGGGGCACAAGACCGCGGTCCCGTTGCTGCGCCAGGTTTTCGCGGACGAAAGAGCGGTGTGGACGCGCAGACCGGCGCTGGCGACCATGATCGCGGGCGAACTGTGGGACTACGACATGCACGCCGCGGTCGTCGGGTGGCTGATGAAGACCGGCCGGACCTCGGGCTCGCCGATGGTGCTGCGGCTCGGCCTCGCCCAGACCGCGGTCTCCGCGACGCTGCGCGGCGAGCTGCCGCGTGCGATCGACGCGATCGCCGAGGAGGAGGCGATCGCCGACGCGATGGGCGTGCCGCCGATGGTGTACGCCCGTATCCACCTCGTGGCGATGCGCGGCAGGCGCAAGGAAGCCGCCGAGCTGTTCGGGGCCACGTCGGCGGTGGCGACAGCGCTGGGGATCGGCCAGCTGGCGGCCAACGTGGACTGGGCGACAGCCGTGGTGCACAACGGCCTCGCCGAATACCCGACGGCCATGGAGGCGGCGCGCAAGGCCACCGCGGCCGGTGACCTGTACGTCGCCGGGATCAGCCAGCCCGAGCTGATCGAAGCGGCCGTGCGGTGCGGTGAGAACGACATCGCCGCGGCCGAACTGGAGTCGCTGACCGAGCGGACACAGGCCAGCGGCTCGCCGCGCGGCCTGGGTGTCGCGTCGTACGCCCGCGCCCTCGTGACCGGCGACGAGGACGACTACCGCGCCGCGATCGACTACCTCGGCACGGGCACCGCGGCCCCTGCCCTCGCCAGGGCGCATCTGCTGTACGGCGAGTGGCTGCGCAGGCAGAACCGCCGGACCGACGCCCGCGAACACCTGCGCGCGGCGCACGAACAGCTGTCCGCCATCGGCATGGAGGCGTTCGCCAGCCGCGCCGCCGACGAACTGCGTGCCACCGGCGAGCAGGCGCGCAGCCGGACGTCGCCGACCTACGACCAGCTCACGATGCAGGAGCAGCACATCGCCCGGCTGGTGGCGACCGGCGCGACCTCCAAGGAGGTCGCCGCCCGGTTGTTCCTCAGCCCCCGCACGATCGACGCCCACCTGCGCAACATCTTCCGCAAGCTCGGGATCAGCTCCCGCAGGCAACTGCGGGACCTGCCCGACATCAGCTGA
- a CDS encoding ester cyclase, which yields MSVDDFHELARMWVDIWNGDLSLIDIAVHEDFTSHTAPLAGGPAADSTGRLGLSGWISASHAMVQDLAFTVQIGPLVDEPHITLRWYATGTHEGRPVGFHGIDILRVADGMIAEYWLSADSIWFAQQLGVRELPPVS from the coding sequence GTGTCCGTCGACGACTTCCACGAGCTCGCCCGGATGTGGGTCGACATCTGGAACGGCGACCTCTCGCTGATCGACATCGCGGTGCACGAGGACTTCACGTCGCACACCGCGCCGCTGGCAGGCGGCCCGGCCGCCGACTCGACGGGCCGGCTGGGCCTCAGCGGCTGGATCAGCGCCAGCCACGCCATGGTCCAGGACCTGGCGTTCACCGTCCAGATCGGACCGCTGGTCGACGAGCCGCACATCACCTTGCGCTGGTACGCCACGGGAACCCACGAAGGGCGGCCCGTCGGCTTCCACGGCATCGACATCCTGCGCGTGGCCGACGGCATGATCGCGGAGTACTGGCTCAGCGCGGACAGCATCTGGTTCGCCCAGCAGCTGGGCGTGCGGGAACTGCCGCCGGTCAGCTGA
- a CDS encoding Dabb family protein yields MIFHGNRFTLRPDAAPEQVDAALESLRNQGRVIPSVKSFVVGRDYGGEYEWGATYVIEDLDGYWEYLVHPAHLNTDRIGLPLVDKFVSFDITDEPDPQIGAKIAELHKLRYDSMPDIRKLVAGLGEYSGSAAPRPSEAEVS; encoded by the coding sequence ATGATCTTCCACGGAAACCGTTTCACGCTCCGGCCGGACGCCGCGCCGGAGCAGGTCGACGCCGCGCTGGAGAGCCTGCGCAACCAGGGCCGGGTCATCCCGTCGGTGAAGTCGTTCGTCGTCGGCCGTGACTACGGCGGCGAGTACGAGTGGGGCGCCACGTACGTGATCGAGGACCTCGACGGGTACTGGGAGTACCTCGTCCACCCGGCGCACCTGAACACCGACCGGATCGGGTTGCCGCTCGTGGACAAGTTCGTGTCCTTCGACATCACCGACGAGCCGGACCCGCAGATCGGCGCGAAGATCGCCGAACTGCACAAGCTGCGCTACGACAGCATGCCCGACATCCGCAAGCTGGTCGCCGGTCTCGGCGAGTACAGCGGCTCCGCCGCGCCCCGCCCGAGCGAAGCGGAGGTGAGCTGA
- a CDS encoding CE1759 family FMN reductase, with protein MSTFKLVVVSAGTSDPSSTRLLADRVAQRAGALAGERGHSVTLKVIDLRELATEVTTALVSQLTGPRLAKAVAALGEADGIVVSTPVYKAGASGLLTSFFQVLDNDLLIAKPVVLAATAGTARHALVVDDQLRGLFAYLRTTTVPTSLFASTEDWNDPALPKRIDRAALELVLLMASGFAQQIRDESWQSYQHEFGSAGGTEISIDLDSDMMRLATGGSAS; from the coding sequence ATGAGCACGTTCAAGCTGGTCGTCGTCTCGGCAGGGACCAGCGACCCGTCGTCCACCCGGCTGCTGGCCGACCGCGTCGCCCAGCGCGCCGGCGCGCTGGCGGGCGAACGCGGCCACAGCGTCACGCTCAAGGTGATCGACCTGCGTGAACTGGCCACCGAGGTCACCACGGCCCTGGTGTCGCAGCTGACCGGCCCGAGACTGGCCAAGGCGGTCGCCGCGCTGGGCGAGGCCGACGGCATCGTGGTCAGCACACCGGTCTACAAGGCGGGCGCCAGCGGCCTGCTGACGTCGTTCTTCCAGGTACTGGACAACGACCTGCTGATCGCCAAGCCGGTCGTGCTGGCCGCGACCGCGGGGACGGCACGGCACGCGCTGGTCGTCGACGACCAGCTGCGCGGGTTGTTCGCCTACCTGCGCACGACCACCGTGCCGACGTCGTTGTTCGCCTCCACCGAGGACTGGAACGACCCCGCGCTGCCCAAGCGGATCGACCGCGCCGCGCTGGAGCTGGTGCTGCTGATGGCCAGCGGGTTCGCCCAGCAGATCAGGGACGAGTCGTGGCAGTCGTACCAGCACGAGTTCGGCAGCGCGGGCGGCACGGAGATCTCCATCGACCTGGACTCGGACATGATGCGCCTGGCCACGGGCGGATCGGCGAGCTGA
- a CDS encoding MarR family winged helix-turn-helix transcriptional regulator has product MNTSSTANAAWEALMSAHAVLMREFAAEDVWREASMREYDVLYTLSKCPGPLRIGELHKHLLLSQPALSRMVDRLVERGLVERTTAPEDGRGVRLALTDAGRKVQQDIGRPHARHVARAVTARVSAEELGQLAAICRKLAGQAEES; this is encoded by the coding sequence GCCAACGCCGCGTGGGAGGCACTGATGTCCGCCCACGCGGTGCTGATGCGGGAATTCGCGGCCGAGGACGTGTGGCGGGAAGCGTCGATGCGCGAGTACGACGTGCTGTACACCCTGTCGAAATGCCCTGGGCCGCTGCGGATCGGTGAACTGCACAAGCACCTGCTGCTCAGCCAGCCCGCGTTGTCGCGGATGGTGGACCGGCTCGTGGAACGCGGCCTGGTCGAGCGGACGACCGCGCCGGAGGACGGCCGCGGGGTGCGCCTGGCGCTCACCGACGCCGGGCGCAAGGTCCAGCAGGACATCGGGCGTCCGCACGCCAGGCACGTCGCTCGCGCGGTCACCGCACGGGTCAGTGCCGAGGAACTGGGCCAGCTGGCAGCCATCTGCCGGAAACTGGCAGGACAGGCGGAGGAATCATGA